In the Festucalex cinctus isolate MCC-2025b chromosome 10, RoL_Fcin_1.0, whole genome shotgun sequence genome, one interval contains:
- the faah gene encoding fatty-acid amide hydrolase 1: MDNVKRFLPGLELDSRPTAAILAGAATCLAGALVVLARAVDGRLDAKRKIQRARKLRDDSLLKAEEAVLHYKNAHPKMDSSFILSLSLTELTNKLQDGLLRPDDVFYSYMEKAINENKSLNCCTTILLESFDHVKTLDSNKRGLLYGVPVSVKDNVAYKNYDSSCGLVSNLGHPAEKDSVIVEVLRRQGAIPFVKTNISQGMLSYECSNIIYGRTVNPRNLKKTSGGSSGGEAALIGGGGSILGIGSDIGGSVRIPAAFCGICSFKPTSGRLSKLGMSSVCPGQKSVSATPGPLAKDVDGLALCMQALLCDHMFALDPTVPPVPFNVQMYKSTKPLRIGYLESDGLNQLTPSMTRILREVKALLEKAGHTVVPYSPPRLREAFLLISKGVFADGGASLVRKLKGGPLDPTLKLQVFPFYLPCWLRKTLSFLLRPLSPRGSLLLQGTTGLESVAELWEQHSAVQDYMNETLAEWRRCKMDVLLCPMFGPAYNFLYCGRLSFPLAYTAIYNLLNFPAGVVPVSTVTPEDEEELSRYEGLHQDFWDKLLKQALSGGQGLPMAVQCVAPPWQDELCLRFMKEVEELVKQSRIK, encoded by the exons ATGGACAATGTCAAACGGTTCCTCCCGGGGTTGGAGCTGGACAGCCGCCCCACAGCCGCAATCCTCGCCGGGGCTGCCACCTGCCTAGCGGGTGCTCTGGTGGTGCTCGCCCGGGCGGTCGACGGCCGCCTGGACGCTAAGAGGAAGATTCAAAGAGCCAGAAAGTTGAGAGATGACAGCCTGCTGAAAGCGGAAGAGGCTGTGCTTCATTACAAGAACGCA CATCCAAAGATGGATTCatcttttattttgtctttatcCCTAACTGAGCTGACGAATAAACTGCAGGATGGCCTGCTGAGACCAGATGATGTGTTTTACTCCTACATGGAAAAG GCTatcaatgaaaacaaaagtttgaACTGCTGCACCACCATCCTGCTGGAGAGTTTTGACCATGTGAAAACGCTGGATTCCAACAAGCGAGGTCTCCTGTATGGCGTTCCCGTTAGCGTCAAGGATAACGTTGCGTATAAG AACTACGATTCCTCCTGCGGCTTGGTGTCCAACCTTGGCCATCCGGCCGAGAAGGACTCCGTTATTGTGGAAGTCTTGAGGAGACAAGGCGCCATTCCCTTTGTGAAGACGAACATCTCCCAAGGCATGTTAAG TTACGAGTGCAGCAACATTATCTACGGGCGGACGGTGAACCCCCGCAACCTCAAGAAGACCAGCGGCGGTTCTTCCGGCGGTGAGGCGGCTCTCATCGGCGGAGGCGGCTCCATCCTTGGCATAGGCAGCGATATCGGGGGCAGCGTCCGGATCCCCGCCGCATTCTGCGGGATCTGCAGCTTCAAGCCGACATCGGGGCGACTGAG CAAACTGGGCATGAGCAGTGTTTGTCCCGGGCAAAAGTCAG tatcGGCAACACCTGGCCCATTAGCGAAGGATGTGGACGGCCTGGCTCTGTGTATGCAGGCGCTGCTCTGCGACCACATGTTTGCCCTGGACCCAACTGTCCCGCCCGTGCCTTTTAATGTGCAG ATGTATAAGAGCACCAAGCCTCTAAGAATCGGCTACTTGGAAAGCGATGGCCTTAATCAACTGACGCCCAGCATGACCCGAATCCTCAGAGAAGTCAAAGCTTTGTTGGAGAAGGCAGGCCATACC GTGGTGCCATACAGTCCTCCGAGGTTGAGGGAGGCGTTTCTGCTCATTTCCAAAGGCGTCTTTGCAGATGGAGGGGCCAGCCTGGTCCGAAAACT GAAGGGTGGACCTCTTGATCCTACTCTCAAACTACAAGTGTTCCCTTTCTATCTTCCTTGCTGGCTGAGGAAAACCCTCTCGTTCCTGCTGAGGCCTCTG TCTCCTCGTGGTTCTCTCCTCCTGCAAGGCACCACCGGACTCGa ATCGGTTGCGGAGCTGTGGGAGCAACATTCGGCTGTGCAG GACTACATGAATGAGACCTTGGCCGAATGGAGGAGATGCAAGATGGACGTGCTGCTCTGCCCCATGTTCGGACCTGCCTACAACTTCTTATACTGCGGCAGGCTTAGCT TTCCTCTGGCTTACACGGCAATCTACAATCTGCTCAACTTTCCCGCCGGCGTCGTTCCCGTTTCCACGGTGACGccagaggatgaggaggaactGAGCCGTTACGAAGGCTTGCATCAGGACTTCTGGGACAAGCTTCTCAAACAG gcGTTGTCGGGAGGCCAAGGTCTGCCCATGGCCGTGCAGTGTGTGGCCCCGCCGTGGCAGGACGAGCTGTGTCTGCGCTTCATGAAGGAGGTGGAGGAGCTTGTTAAACAGAGCAGGATCAAGTGA